Proteins from a genomic interval of Acidobacteriota bacterium:
- a CDS encoding sigma-70 family RNA polymerase sigma factor, with protein sequence MDLDITELLLAWNQGDKEALEKLMPMVYGELHQIARRSMYREQVGHTLQPTALVNEVYMKLINQRRANWQNRAHFFAIAAQMMRRILVDHVRSQMREKRISRNQTISLDVISELPIDQPEVDVIALDTALDKLEALAPRQCRIVELRFFSGLNVDETAEALDISAATVKREWAVAKTFLFRELKHSEG encoded by the coding sequence ATGGATCTCGACATTACCGAATTATTGCTTGCCTGGAATCAGGGAGATAAAGAAGCGCTCGAAAAACTTATGCCGATGGTTTATGGCGAATTGCACCAGATTGCCAGACGGTCAATGTACCGCGAGCAGGTCGGTCACACGCTGCAACCTACGGCGCTGGTCAATGAGGTGTATATGAAATTGATCAACCAGCGCCGGGCAAACTGGCAAAATCGGGCCCATTTCTTTGCCATTGCCGCCCAAATGATGCGTCGAATTCTGGTTGACCATGTGCGGAGCCAAATGCGTGAAAAACGCATTAGCCGGAATCAGACCATTTCGCTGGATGTCATCTCTGAATTGCCGATTGACCAACCCGAAGTTGATGTAATTGCTTTGGATACGGCTCTTGATAAACTCGAAGCCCTGGCGCCACGCCAGTGCCGAATTGTCGAGCTTCGGTTTTTTAGCGGGCTCAACGTAGATGAAACCGCCGAGGCGCTGGATATTTCAGCCGCGACAGTGAAACGCGAATGGGCCGTAGCCAAAACGTTCCTGTTTCGGGAACTTAAGCACTCTGAAGGATGA
- a CDS encoding DUF4384 domain-containing protein, giving the protein MIRSWLVWAVCLVLVGASTGFGQSSPNEDLVTRDAFIRSRQKVPPAKQPKSKGRKKALAAPKQPLGLGYSIYSRNAFGRPERIKPDQTFQTGQAIRFVIESNQNGYLYIFNADSSGALKMIYPNPYLQNGENQIVAHVPYQVPSVKEPDLENQWFYFLSDGPVREELYFVVSRTPQAGIPTGTQLIKYARKERTSAWSPSDQIWHRIELAQQIPLRQSTIDDFGSPQTEGEMLAVTREIGLKPQDMPPSAIYMSPTAEAPLLVTKVQLVKR; this is encoded by the coding sequence ATGATTCGAAGCTGGCTGGTGTGGGCTGTCTGTTTGGTGCTGGTCGGAGCGTCCACCGGGTTTGGACAATCCTCACCAAACGAAGATCTCGTGACCAGAGATGCGTTTATTCGTTCCCGTCAAAAGGTGCCGCCGGCCAAACAACCCAAATCAAAAGGGCGAAAAAAAGCACTCGCCGCGCCCAAACAACCACTCGGACTTGGGTACTCGATTTATTCGCGTAATGCGTTTGGCCGCCCCGAACGGATCAAACCGGATCAGACGTTCCAAACAGGACAGGCAATTCGGTTCGTCATCGAATCAAATCAGAATGGATACCTCTATATTTTCAACGCTGATTCTTCGGGCGCGTTGAAAATGATCTACCCAAATCCTTACCTGCAAAATGGAGAAAATCAGATCGTGGCGCATGTGCCCTATCAAGTGCCTTCAGTGAAAGAGCCGGATCTTGAAAATCAGTGGTTTTACTTTCTGTCTGACGGGCCAGTGCGCGAAGAACTCTATTTCGTCGTCAGCCGAACGCCTCAAGCGGGAATTCCCACCGGCACCCAGTTGATCAAATATGCCCGGAAAGAGCGCACCAGTGCCTGGTCACCTTCCGATCAAATCTGGCACCGCATCGAACTGGCGCAGCAGATACCGCTTCGACAGAGCACCATTGACGATTTTGGAAGTCCTCAAACCGAAGGCGAAATGCTGGCCGTGACCCGTGAAATCGGGCTCAAACCACAGGATATGCCGCCGTCGGCCATCTATATGAGCCCGACCGCCGAAGCGCCGCTGCTGGTCACAAAGGTCCAACTGGTCAAACGGTGA
- a CDS encoding ParB/RepB/Spo0J family partition protein, producing the protein MSKKFRAPASPKMLSLVGNISAASQAGDLIVRVPVDHIQPNPFQTRKILDTGKLVELAESITIHGIIEPLVGRQEADGNYTLIAGERRLQAARQINLPDVPMVLRQVDDPALFELGLIENFQRDNLHPVDTIRACVQLVEQKGSQAEAARVLGIQRSSLANIVRLIELGDEFLNVCTTIPDLSLRFLRTLLDLPAEKRLTALHKREREDTPPATKPALPTPSPEPGQTPQVFTVKGRSASEASFTLTLKFRKTQPSPKDMRDAFVLGLAENLRQNHGDYRAYSVEDIAGAVNQVLDSLKNQS; encoded by the coding sequence ATGTCGAAGAAATTTCGTGCCCCTGCTTCACCCAAAATGCTGTCACTGGTCGGAAACATTTCAGCGGCCAGTCAGGCCGGAGACCTGATCGTCCGGGTGCCGGTTGATCACATTCAGCCAAATCCGTTTCAAACCCGAAAAATCCTGGACACCGGAAAGCTGGTCGAACTGGCCGAAAGTATCACCATTCATGGCATTATCGAACCTCTGGTTGGCCGCCAGGAAGCCGATGGGAACTACACACTGATTGCCGGTGAACGGCGACTCCAGGCTGCCCGCCAAATCAATTTGCCCGATGTGCCGATGGTGCTGCGTCAGGTTGACGATCCGGCGCTTTTTGAACTGGGTCTGATTGAAAACTTCCAGCGCGACAACCTGCATCCGGTTGATACGATTCGGGCTTGTGTCCAACTGGTCGAGCAAAAAGGCTCTCAGGCCGAAGCCGCCAGGGTGCTCGGTATCCAGCGCAGTTCATTGGCCAACATTGTGCGGCTGATTGAGTTAGGAGATGAATTTCTCAATGTTTGCACCACAATTCCCGACCTGTCGCTTCGGTTTTTGCGCACCCTCCTTGATCTTCCAGCCGAAAAACGATTGACGGCTCTTCACAAGCGCGAACGCGAAGATACACCGCCCGCAACCAAACCAGCCTTGCCCACTCCATCGCCGGAGCCAGGCCAGACGCCGCAAGTCTTCACCGTCAAAGGACGCTCAGCTTCGGAAGCGTCCTTTACCCTGACGCTCAAGTTTCGCAAAACCCAGCCCTCGCCCAAAGATATGCGCGATGCTTTTGTGCTGGGTCTGGCGGAAAATTTAAGGCAAAACCACGGTGACTATCGCGCCTATTCGGTTGAGGACATTGCCGGAGCCGTGAACCAGGTTTTGGACTCGCTCAAAAATCAGAGTTGA
- a CDS encoding ParA family protein — MSRIIAIFNQAGGVGKTTLTRDLGFELSHQGQRVLLIDGDAQGSLSDFLDLEPFARPEPEIFWHSLVAYEPDRPFTPFLARTFEMDIGMSNFTAIECEQRLADKHVATLLLDALETLHDRYDWILVDCPPSVHEIAVQVLVAADDVLIPVQTEQKAFMGLTIVQNEIFKANQRRRRFKPPLKIAGIIPTIFNPYRKVHVFYKEQIDQLAQQTLRCPVLPAIHDTIAVTEASNARVPLKLFKPTCPVNEQIAQIAAQLRDKANETSK; from the coding sequence ACTCGTGATTTGGGCTTTGAATTGTCGCATCAGGGCCAGCGAGTGCTGCTCATTGACGGAGACGCCCAGGGCTCGCTGAGCGATTTTCTTGATCTGGAGCCGTTTGCCCGCCCAGAGCCCGAAATTTTCTGGCATTCGCTGGTGGCCTACGAACCAGACCGCCCATTCACTCCTTTTTTGGCACGGACATTTGAAATGGACATCGGCATGTCCAATTTCACCGCGATTGAATGCGAGCAGCGGCTGGCGGATAAGCACGTCGCCACGCTGCTCCTCGACGCGCTTGAAACGCTGCACGACCGCTATGACTGGATCCTGGTTGATTGCCCACCGTCCGTGCATGAAATCGCGGTCCAGGTGCTGGTGGCGGCGGATGATGTCCTGATACCTGTTCAGACCGAACAAAAAGCATTTATGGGCCTCACGATTGTTCAAAATGAAATCTTCAAGGCCAACCAGCGCCGCCGCCGCTTTAAACCACCATTAAAAATCGCCGGGATTATTCCGACCATTTTTAACCCCTATCGCAAAGTCCACGTGTTTTATAAAGAACAAATCGACCAGCTTGCCCAGCAGACCTTGCGCTGCCCGGTCCTGCCAGCCATCCACGATACCATCGCCGTAACCGAAGCCTCCAATGCCCGCGTTCCGCTCAAACTCTTTAAACCAACCTGCCCCGTCAACGAGCAGATTGCGCAAATTGCCGCTCAGTTGAGGGATAAAGCAAATGAAACCAGCAAGTAG